The following proteins are encoded in a genomic region of Vibrio spartinae:
- the frdA gene encoding fumarate reductase (quinol) flavoprotein subunit, producing MKTLTTDIAIIGAGGAGLRSAIAATEANPELEIALISKVYPMRSHSVAAEGGSAAVIKEEDSLDNHFNDTVGGGDWLCEQDVVEYFVANSTREMIQMEQWGCPWSRKENGEVNVRRFGGMKVERTWFAADKTGFHMLHTLFQTSIKYPQIKRFDEYFVVDLLVDNGQVQGLIAIHMAEGELVAIKAKSVILATGGAGRVYHCNTNGGIVTGDGMAMAYRHGVPLRDMEFVQYHPTGLPGTGILMTEGCRGEGGIIINKNGYRYLQDYGMGPETPVGEPKNKYMELGPRDKVSQAFWHEQQKGNTIEHPLGDVVHLDLRHLGAEYLHERLPFICELAKAYVNVDPVNEPIPIRPTVHYTMGGIETNGQCETRIQGLFAVGECSSVGLHGANRLGSNSLAEFVVFGRVAGEQAAERTTTFSGWNDAAIAAQIKSTEDRIAALTQQEGDENWADIRTEMGHAMEAGCGIYRQEDLMQQTVDKLAELKARYKKISIKDKGKVFNTDLLYALEIGYGLEVAEAMVHSAILRKESRGAHQRLDEDCTERDDINFLKHSLAFYQEDAAPRIDYSDVTITKSQPKARLYGEAADQAAAEEAKQSAEEK from the coding sequence GTGAAAACTTTAACCACAGATATCGCAATTATTGGTGCAGGTGGTGCAGGACTGCGTTCTGCCATCGCGGCCACCGAAGCAAATCCAGAATTGGAAATCGCCCTGATTTCTAAAGTTTATCCCATGCGTTCTCACTCCGTTGCTGCCGAAGGTGGTTCCGCTGCTGTCATCAAAGAAGAAGACAGTTTGGACAACCACTTTAATGATACGGTTGGCGGTGGCGACTGGTTGTGTGAGCAAGATGTCGTTGAATACTTTGTTGCCAATTCAACCCGGGAAATGATCCAGATGGAGCAATGGGGCTGCCCCTGGAGCCGGAAAGAAAATGGTGAAGTCAACGTCCGCCGTTTCGGTGGAATGAAAGTTGAGAGAACTTGGTTTGCCGCAGATAAAACCGGTTTTCATATGCTGCATACCCTGTTCCAAACGTCGATTAAATATCCACAAATCAAACGCTTTGATGAATACTTCGTGGTTGACCTGTTGGTCGACAACGGTCAGGTGCAAGGTTTAATTGCCATTCATATGGCAGAAGGTGAGTTGGTCGCCATTAAAGCGAAATCCGTTATTTTAGCCACCGGTGGTGCCGGCCGTGTTTATCATTGTAATACCAATGGTGGCATTGTAACCGGTGATGGTATGGCCATGGCCTATCGTCACGGTGTCCCCCTTCGCGATATGGAATTTGTCCAGTACCATCCGACCGGTCTGCCCGGTACAGGGATCCTGATGACCGAAGGGTGTCGCGGTGAAGGCGGTATTATCATCAATAAAAACGGCTACCGTTATCTACAAGATTACGGCATGGGCCCGGAAACACCAGTCGGCGAACCAAAAAACAAATATATGGAACTCGGTCCGCGTGACAAAGTTTCGCAGGCTTTCTGGCACGAACAACAGAAAGGCAACACCATCGAACACCCACTCGGCGATGTCGTCCATTTGGATCTGCGTCATCTGGGTGCGGAATACCTGCATGAGCGTCTACCATTTATTTGTGAGCTGGCCAAAGCTTACGTGAATGTCGATCCGGTCAACGAGCCAATCCCAATCCGTCCGACGGTGCACTACACCATGGGTGGGATTGAAACGAACGGTCAGTGTGAAACACGGATCCAAGGCTTGTTTGCTGTCGGAGAATGCTCTTCTGTCGGTCTGCACGGGGCGAACCGTCTCGGCTCGAACTCACTGGCTGAATTCGTCGTATTTGGTCGCGTTGCCGGCGAACAAGCCGCAGAACGTACAACCACCTTTAGCGGCTGGAATGACGCTGCGATTGCCGCACAAATCAAGTCTACCGAAGACAGGATTGCTGCTCTGACGCAACAAGAAGGCGATGAAAACTGGGCCGATATCCGTACTGAAATGGGTCATGCCATGGAAGCCGGATGTGGGATCTATCGTCAGGAAGATCTGATGCAACAGACCGTTGATAAACTGGCTGAACTGAAAGCCCGTTATAAAAAAATCAGCATCAAAGACAAAGGCAAAGTCTTTAACACTGACCTCTTGTATGCCTTGGAAATCGGTTATGGTCTGGAAGTTGCCGAAGCGATGGTTCACTCAGCGATTCTCCGTAAGGAGTCCCGTGGGGCGCACCAACGTCTCGATGAAGACTGTACCGAGCGTGACGATATAAACTTCCTCAAACACTCACTGGCATTCTATCAAGAAGATGCAGCGCCTCGAATCGACTACAGTGATGTCACCATCACCAAGTCACAACCGAAAGCTCGTCTTTATGGTGAAGCAGCGGATCAAGCCGCAGCCGAAGAAGCCAAACAGAGCGCAGAGGAGAAATAA
- a CDS encoding succinate dehydrogenase/fumarate reductase iron-sulfur subunit: MVTQRIQKVDILRYDPEKDAEPYFQSFDVPFNETMSILDTISYVKDHLDKDLSYRWSCRMAICGSCGMMVNGVPKLACKSFLRDYPNGVKIEPLANFPIEKDLIVDMTPFIERLEAIKPYIIGNDRKPEDGTNLQTPEQMAKYKQFAGCINCGLCYAACPQFGLNPEFIGPAALTLAHRYNLDSRDHGQAERMKLINGENGAWGCTFVGYCSEVCPKSVDPAAAVNQGKVASSMDFVIAMLKPQEA, encoded by the coding sequence ATGGTCACCCAACGTATTCAAAAAGTGGACATTCTGCGTTATGACCCGGAAAAAGATGCGGAGCCTTACTTCCAGTCCTTTGACGTCCCTTTCAATGAAACCATGTCGATCCTCGACACGATTTCATATGTGAAAGATCATCTGGACAAGGACCTTTCCTATCGTTGGTCTTGTCGGATGGCGATTTGTGGCTCTTGCGGCATGATGGTCAACGGGGTACCGAAACTCGCCTGTAAAAGTTTTCTGCGCGACTACCCGAATGGCGTGAAAATCGAGCCACTGGCAAACTTCCCGATTGAAAAAGATCTGATTGTCGATATGACACCGTTCATCGAGCGTCTGGAAGCCATTAAACCTTATATCATCGGTAATGATCGTAAACCGGAAGACGGCACCAACCTGCAAACCCCGGAGCAAATGGCAAAATATAAACAGTTTGCCGGCTGTATCAACTGTGGTTTGTGTTATGCCGCCTGTCCGCAGTTCGGCCTGAATCCGGAATTTATCGGCCCGGCCGCCCTGACATTGGCGCATCGTTATAACCTCGACAGCCGTGACCATGGTCAGGCCGAGCGGATGAAACTGATCAATGGCGAAAACGGGGCTTGGGGTTGTACCTTTGTGGGTTACTGCTCTGAAGTGTGTCCGAAGAGTGTCGATCCGGCAGCGGCGGTCAACCAAGGTAAAGTGGCGTCGTCCATGGACTTTGTCATCGCGATGTTGAAACCTCAGGAGGCATAA
- the frdC gene encoding fumarate reductase subunit FrdC, whose protein sequence is MSNRKPYVREVKRTWWKSNPFYRFYMIREATVLPLIVFTLFLTVGLGCLVKGPEAWQSWLDFMANPLVIVINIIALIASLFHAYTFFGMMPQVVPMRLKGKLIDKKIIVLSQWVVVAVISALVLIIV, encoded by the coding sequence ATGAGTAATCGTAAGCCCTATGTAAGAGAAGTGAAACGGACGTGGTGGAAAAGCAATCCGTTCTATCGCTTCTATATGATCCGTGAGGCAACGGTTCTGCCGTTAATCGTATTTACCCTCTTCCTCACTGTTGGTCTGGGATGTCTGGTGAAGGGGCCGGAAGCATGGCAATCATGGCTGGACTTTATGGCAAACCCGCTGGTGATTGTGATTAACATCATTGCGCTGATCGCCAGTTTGTTTCATGCCTATACGTTCTTTGGCATGATGCCGCAAGTGGTACCGATGCGACTGAAAGGCAAGTTAATCGATAAGAAAATTATCGTGCTGAGCCAATGGGTTGTCGTTGCTGTGATTTCTGCTCTTGTGCTCATCATCGTTTAA
- the frdD gene encoding fumarate reductase subunit FrdD, translating to MINQNPKRSDEPVWWSLFGAGGTWFAMITPITIFVLGIMAPLGILDADALSYDRVFSFATHIIGALFVIATIALPIWHAMHRVHHGMHDLKIHTGVVGKVLCYIIAFALSAIATIFIFMLG from the coding sequence ATGATTAACCAAAATCCAAAACGTTCAGACGAACCCGTCTGGTGGAGCCTGTTCGGTGCCGGTGGCACATGGTTTGCCATGATTACCCCAATCACCATTTTTGTACTGGGGATCATGGCGCCGCTGGGAATACTTGATGCGGACGCCCTGAGCTATGATCGCGTTTTTAGCTTTGCGACCCATATCATTGGTGCACTCTTTGTGATTGCAACAATTGCACTCCCGATATGGCACGCAATGCACCGTGTTCATCACGGGATGCATGACCTGAAAATCCATACCGGTGTGGTCGGCAAAGTACTGTGCTATATCATCGCATTCGCGCTGTCAGCCATCGCGACTATTTTTATATTTATGCTGGGGTAA
- a CDS encoding anaerobic C4-dicarboxylate transporter — translation MFYIHMLLLLTIIFVGIRHGGIAFGLLGGLGVTILAFVFKVTPGHPPVSVMLIILSVVAASATLEATGGLKLLVKYAEKLMRKHPGQIVFLGPLCTYTLTVLVGTGHSVYPLLPVIYDVAYKKGIRPERPMAIASVASQVGITASPIAAAAAVVMATAVDNHLDIGLIDVLIVTIPATLTGLLVACTWSLKRGKDLDKDPEFKARCQDPEFVQELADNSALEQGNDIDKNAKKGLLIFMLGIATVVFVAMFGKNLNLLPPGVKMSVGIQFLMLAVGAIILVSTKVSPKKIVHSNVFIAGMTAVIIIFGIAWMSDTIISFHKTYLIDMVRDIVHAHPWAFAIAMFSVSIFLKSQAAVLTIMLPLGFSLGIPPKVLIGVLPACYAYFFFPFYPSDLAAITFDRTGTTRIGKYVLNHSFILPGFICVLTSTVVGYFLSTTIH, via the coding sequence ATGTTCTATATTCATATGCTGCTGCTGCTTACCATCATTTTTGTCGGTATCCGACATGGTGGTATTGCATTCGGCCTGTTGGGTGGACTCGGCGTCACCATTTTGGCCTTTGTATTCAAAGTGACACCGGGGCATCCTCCTGTCAGTGTGATGCTGATTATTCTTTCCGTGGTTGCTGCATCGGCGACACTGGAAGCAACCGGTGGTTTGAAACTACTGGTCAAATACGCTGAAAAATTAATGCGTAAACATCCCGGTCAGATCGTTTTTCTGGGTCCTCTATGTACTTATACCTTGACCGTTCTGGTCGGGACCGGCCACTCTGTTTATCCCCTTCTACCGGTCATTTACGATGTTGCCTATAAAAAAGGGATTCGTCCGGAACGCCCGATGGCAATCGCCTCTGTCGCATCACAAGTTGGTATTACGGCCAGCCCGATCGCTGCGGCTGCCGCTGTCGTCATGGCAACTGCCGTCGATAATCATTTGGACATCGGTCTGATCGATGTTCTGATTGTCACCATTCCGGCAACGCTGACCGGTTTGTTGGTTGCCTGTACTTGGAGCCTGAAGCGCGGTAAAGATTTAGATAAAGATCCTGAGTTTAAGGCGCGTTGTCAGGATCCTGAATTTGTTCAGGAACTTGCAGATAACAGTGCGCTGGAACAAGGCAACGACATTGACAAAAATGCGAAAAAAGGCCTGCTTATTTTCATGTTGGGGATTGCCACGGTCGTTTTTGTCGCCATGTTCGGCAAAAATCTCAACCTGCTTCCTCCGGGTGTGAAAATGTCCGTCGGTATTCAATTCTTGATGCTGGCTGTCGGGGCGATTATTTTGGTCAGCACCAAAGTGTCACCGAAGAAAATCGTTCACAGTAATGTTTTTATCGCCGGGATGACGGCTGTCATTATCATCTTCGGGATTGCGTGGATGAGTGACACCATTATCAGTTTTCATAAAACCTATCTGATTGATATGGTTCGCGATATTGTACACGCACATCCGTGGGCTTTTGCCATCGCGATGTTCTCGGTATCCATCTTCCTGAAGAGTCAGGCAGCCGTGTTGACCATCATGCTCCCACTCGGTTTTTCTTTAGGGATCCCACCGAAAGTGCTGATTGGTGTCTTACCCGCTTGTTACGCTTATTTCTTCTTCCCATTCTATCCAAGTGATCTCGCTGCGATTACCTTTGACCGTACCGGCACCACTCGTATTGGGAAATACGTACTCAACCATAGCTTTATCCTACCGGGATTCATCTGTGTGCTGACGTCAACCGTGGTTGGTTATTTCCTCTCAACCACCATTCACTGA
- a CDS encoding ATP-binding protein, which yields MKLKSYLTLITIATTSSVVIVMTIAILYLLQNSYQSGLEARGLELARVIAHDPKVIQALRSKAAHPSTDTIRNYIESIRSRTDASYIVVVDQQAIRLSHPDQNRVGKHFIGKDINRVLQTGQSYSTEAKGSLGKAIRNFVPIYDHGKQVGAVCIGYLSERISDIIFSQHVHIGLLIALIYLFGMGTTVAFLLKMKKTFLDYEPEFIVNKFREHGMVFDSIRDAIIAVDHDMNITMINNSAMKLLSMGVLSRYDYQHHPLSHYSIPLSHLVLENQGRYHQEVFSIGKIKYRANLYPIKTAKGLIGHVIVFFTNLTPNELEKEITYLKNYAELLRSKTHEYSNKLNVLSGMLQIGKYEESIDFIQQETDRYQAVINHIVLSVSDSAVAGLLLAKFNKASEMGVKFTIDVDTTLASYAKQTSEKLVTIIGNLVDNALLAAWQNRGMVKPEVTVYLSDRGRHIMLEIQDNGTGVPNEIAEHILEFGVSSKQEDEQNGVGLYLVKQLVDYFHGSIDWERTEQHTTLFSIYLEKKEEAHDDEDPSNVA from the coding sequence ATGAAATTAAAGAGTTATCTGACTTTAATAACGATTGCAACCACCTCTTCGGTCGTGATCGTCATGACGATCGCGATATTGTATCTGTTACAGAATTCTTATCAGTCAGGTCTCGAAGCCCGAGGACTGGAACTCGCCCGTGTGATTGCCCATGACCCCAAAGTCATTCAGGCCCTGCGCTCGAAGGCAGCGCATCCGTCAACGGACACCATCCGCAATTATATTGAGTCGATTCGCTCTCGAACCGATGCCTCTTACATCGTGGTAGTTGATCAACAAGCCATTCGTCTCAGTCATCCGGATCAAAATCGGGTCGGCAAACATTTCATCGGTAAAGATATCAACCGGGTCTTACAAACCGGTCAATCCTACAGTACCGAAGCGAAAGGCTCTCTCGGGAAAGCGATTCGCAATTTCGTGCCCATTTATGATCACGGTAAACAAGTTGGTGCGGTGTGTATCGGTTACTTGTCTGAAAGAATTTCCGATATCATTTTCAGCCAACATGTCCATATCGGCTTATTGATCGCACTCATCTATCTGTTTGGTATGGGAACAACCGTGGCTTTTTTACTGAAGATGAAAAAGACATTTCTGGATTACGAGCCGGAATTCATCGTCAATAAATTTCGCGAACACGGCATGGTCTTTGACAGTATCCGGGATGCAATTATTGCAGTTGATCATGATATGAACATCACCATGATCAATAACAGCGCGATGAAACTCCTCTCGATGGGGGTATTAAGCCGCTATGACTACCAGCATCATCCACTTTCCCACTATTCCATCCCGCTCAGCCATTTGGTGCTGGAAAATCAGGGACGCTACCATCAGGAAGTATTCAGTATTGGAAAAATCAAATACCGGGCTAATCTTTATCCGATAAAGACCGCCAAAGGCTTGATTGGTCATGTCATTGTATTCTTCACCAACCTGACCCCCAATGAGCTGGAAAAAGAAATTACCTATCTGAAAAACTATGCTGAACTGCTCCGCAGCAAAACCCATGAATATTCGAATAAGCTCAATGTGCTGTCGGGGATGCTGCAAATTGGTAAATATGAAGAATCCATTGATTTTATTCAGCAAGAAACCGATCGCTATCAGGCGGTCATCAACCATATTGTGTTGAGTGTGTCAGACAGTGCGGTGGCTGGCCTGTTACTGGCTAAATTTAACAAAGCATCCGAAATGGGGGTTAAGTTTACCATCGACGTTGATACGACATTGGCAAGTTATGCCAAACAAACGTCTGAAAAACTAGTGACGATTATTGGTAATCTAGTAGATAATGCGCTGCTGGCCGCTTGGCAAAACCGAGGCATGGTGAAACCTGAGGTCACCGTTTACCTCAGTGATCGCGGTAGACACATCATGCTGGAAATACAGGATAATGGGACAGGCGTCCCCAATGAAATCGCAGAGCATATCCTTGAGTTTGGTGTCAGCTCAAAGCAGGAAGATGAACAAAATGGCGTTGGCCTGTACCTTGTCAAACAGTTGGTCGATTACTTTCACGGCAGCATTGACTGGGAACGCACTGAACAACATACCACTTTGTTCAGTATCTATTTAGAAAAGAAAGAAGAGGCACATGACGATGAAGACCCGAGTAATGTTGCTTGA
- a CDS encoding response regulator has product MKTRVMLLEDDIRASYTLESTINQHPHFQVVAVSESCADAQIQFNAFQPQLVFVDITLPDGNGLALIQQLRQQAADCHFIMTTAERETTTVEKAVQLGVIDYLVKPIRMSRINQALDDYIQYKQKLISNSTVDQDDIDQLLRKSPIQPVRQTPKGIDATTLESLKTLLYQEQLHDFSADDISERMSFSRITARRYLEYLESEGVLRLVLNYNTGGRPRRLYQMVT; this is encoded by the coding sequence ATGAAGACCCGAGTAATGTTGCTTGAGGACGATATTCGAGCCAGCTACACCTTGGAATCAACGATCAATCAACACCCTCATTTTCAGGTCGTTGCTGTCAGTGAAAGCTGTGCCGATGCACAAATCCAGTTTAATGCATTTCAACCACAACTCGTGTTTGTTGATATTACGCTCCCCGATGGCAACGGTCTGGCATTGATTCAGCAACTTCGTCAGCAAGCAGCCGACTGTCACTTCATCATGACGACTGCTGAGCGTGAAACCACAACCGTTGAAAAAGCTGTCCAGCTCGGGGTTATCGACTATCTGGTGAAACCGATCCGCATGTCGCGTATTAATCAGGCACTTGATGATTATATTCAATATAAACAAAAGCTTATCAGCAATTCAACCGTTGACCAGGATGACATCGATCAGTTACTTCGTAAATCCCCCATTCAGCCAGTTCGTCAGACCCCAAAGGGGATCGATGCAACGACACTGGAATCATTGAAAACGTTACTTTATCAGGAGCAGTTACACGATTTTTCCGCAGATGATATCAGCGAACGCATGAGTTTCAGTCGTATTACCGCCAGACGCTATCTGGAGTATCTTGAATCTGAAGGCGTGTTACGCCTGGTACTTAACTACAATACCGGCGGCCGGCCAAGGCGTCTGTACCAGATGGTAACATAG
- a CDS encoding putative bifunctional diguanylate cyclase/phosphodiesterase has protein sequence MVMKYIASANIAVGIFLLIYSMKPTYQIGRTVQASRWKILITLLSIFVLGYLAMLITLVDRPMNTSLLTISLILLGTSLFIALVISQSRNILYQLNRSAQDEQYHSLHDSLTSLANRKYLLSSLQSLVQSKQWFSLLLIDLNNFKQINDGLGHYFGDKFLISVANLLQENTKQYGRLYRMGGDEFALILLGNDDDTILSVVDAIHDALHAPVKVMTYSMKTSASVGITKYPHNGHEVSNLLKQADLAMYDSKKKHKSYTFYHDQLGSDSYKKLKLSIKLAEALKNDVFELHYQPIIRSQTQGIASLEALLRWPQEDGSFIEPGDFIPIAEKSALISVLTQWVIHRAAQDLNVLRAHGFHGSLHINLSAKDFQDDEVVEQLRALLHAGQVQTDDLVFEITESAVFEDIEKAKCMINKIHALGFQFSMDDFGIGYSSLVILRELPISQIKIDRSFVSEYHQKESNRTIIYALIRLAQDLNLSVVAEGVEVCSVEQALGKIGCHYTQGFLRFPPEPLHHLLYNEQFRKYLEPMLPERPQQ, from the coding sequence ATGGTCATGAAATATATCGCCTCCGCGAATATCGCTGTCGGCATTTTTCTACTGATTTACAGTATGAAACCCACCTACCAGATCGGTCGCACAGTACAAGCGTCCCGCTGGAAAATACTTATCACGTTGCTCTCTATCTTTGTCCTTGGTTATCTTGCCATGCTTATCACACTGGTTGATAGGCCGATGAATACATCTCTGTTGACGATTTCATTGATTCTCCTCGGTACCAGTCTTTTTATTGCATTGGTCATCTCGCAGTCCCGAAATATACTCTATCAGCTCAATCGTTCTGCTCAGGATGAACAGTACCATTCTTTACACGACAGTCTGACTTCACTGGCAAACCGTAAATATTTACTCAGTTCTCTCCAAAGCCTCGTTCAATCAAAACAGTGGTTTAGCTTGTTGCTGATTGACCTGAATAATTTCAAACAAATCAATGATGGTTTGGGGCATTACTTCGGCGATAAATTTCTGATTTCAGTTGCCAATCTGTTACAGGAAAACACCAAACAATATGGGCGGCTATACCGTATGGGCGGTGATGAGTTTGCGCTGATCTTGCTCGGTAATGACGATGACACCATTCTCAGTGTGGTGGACGCCATTCATGATGCACTTCATGCACCAGTGAAAGTGATGACTTACTCGATGAAGACATCGGCAAGTGTTGGGATCACCAAGTATCCACACAACGGGCATGAAGTTTCTAATCTGTTGAAACAGGCAGATTTAGCCATGTATGACTCGAAGAAAAAACATAAATCTTATACGTTTTATCATGACCAGCTGGGTTCCGACTCATACAAAAAGCTCAAACTTTCCATTAAATTAGCCGAAGCACTCAAAAATGACGTCTTTGAACTGCATTACCAACCGATTATTCGCAGTCAGACACAAGGTATCGCTAGTCTCGAAGCCCTGCTGCGCTGGCCTCAGGAAGATGGTAGTTTTATTGAGCCGGGGGATTTTATTCCCATTGCTGAAAAAAGTGCGCTGATTTCCGTACTCACACAATGGGTAATCCATCGCGCCGCTCAGGATTTAAATGTCTTAAGGGCGCACGGTTTCCATGGCAGTCTCCATATCAACCTTTCTGCCAAAGATTTTCAGGATGATGAGGTTGTCGAACAACTGCGTGCTCTGCTCCATGCGGGGCAAGTACAAACGGATGATTTAGTGTTTGAGATTACCGAAAGTGCGGTGTTTGAAGATATTGAAAAGGCGAAGTGTATGATTAATAAGATACATGCACTCGGTTTTCAATTCAGTATGGATGATTTCGGCATCGGTTATTCTTCTCTGGTGATTTTGCGTGAATTACCAATTTCTCAGATTAAGATTGATCGCTCATTCGTTTCCGAATACCACCAGAAAGAATCCAACCGGACCATTATTTATGCGTTGATCCGGTTAGCACAAGATTTGAATTTGAGTGTCGTTGCCGAAGGTGTGGAAGTTTGCAGTGTCGAACAGGCATTAGGGAAAATCGGATGCCACTATACGCAGGGGTTTCTTCGTTTCCCACCGGAGCCGTTACATCACTTATTATATAATGAGCAGTTCCGGAAATATCTTGAACCCATGCTTCCGGAACGACCCCAGCAATGA
- the glpD gene encoding glycerol-3-phosphate dehydrogenase, with product MDVITPNQENRLLDLIIVGGGINGAGIAADAAGRGLSVGLYEAQDFASATSSSSSKLIHGGLRYLEHYEFRLVSEALAEREVLLRKAPHVARPMRFRLPHRPYLRPAWMIRCGLFLYDHLGKRTTLPASHKVNLAESGLLKPEMKTGFEYSDCWVDDARLVVLNILAAQENGAEVSNYCRVERAVRENDIWRVTIYDQQSDTRFERYAKALVNAAGPWVKQFFDDGLSTASPRNIRLVKGSHIVVPRIHHEEQAYILQNKDNRIVFVIPYMDDFSIIGTTDVEYHGDPRQVEIDDEEQNYLIDIVNQHFVRQLSHEDVIWSYSGVRPLCDDESSSAQAVTRDYTIELEQTGDQAPLLSVFGGKLTTYRKLGEAAMNKLEPYFEQIGKPWTANVPLPGGYFSCTREQLGESLRASYPWLSQKLAFRYATQFGTDTRKMLSGVNCLEEMGRCFAEGVYQREIDYMIACEFVRTSDDFLWRRTKLGLYLNQEEQQAITQYIAAQCTDMSVADQFKAG from the coding sequence ATGGATGTAATAACACCCAATCAAGAAAATCGTCTGCTGGACTTAATTATTGTCGGTGGCGGCATTAATGGTGCCGGAATCGCTGCTGATGCTGCCGGACGGGGCCTGTCCGTCGGCCTTTATGAAGCGCAAGACTTTGCCTCTGCAACCTCCTCATCCAGCTCTAAGCTGATTCACGGAGGATTGCGCTATTTGGAACATTATGAATTTCGTTTAGTCTCAGAAGCCCTTGCTGAACGGGAGGTTTTGCTCAGAAAAGCCCCTCATGTGGCACGTCCGATGCGTTTCCGGTTACCGCACCGTCCTTACCTACGGCCGGCATGGATGATTCGCTGCGGACTATTTTTATATGATCATCTCGGCAAACGAACCACACTCCCAGCCAGCCATAAGGTGAATCTGGCTGAAAGCGGGTTATTAAAACCAGAAATGAAAACTGGATTTGAGTATTCGGATTGCTGGGTCGATGATGCACGTTTAGTCGTTCTGAACATTTTAGCTGCACAAGAAAATGGTGCAGAAGTGAGTAATTACTGTCGGGTTGAACGAGCCGTGCGTGAGAACGATATCTGGCGTGTTACGATTTATGATCAGCAATCGGACACCCGCTTCGAACGTTATGCTAAAGCGCTCGTTAATGCCGCAGGGCCTTGGGTGAAGCAGTTTTTTGACGATGGTTTATCAACGGCATCACCACGCAATATTCGTCTGGTGAAAGGGTCGCATATTGTTGTCCCCCGGATTCATCATGAAGAGCAGGCGTACATCTTACAGAACAAAGATAATCGAATTGTATTTGTCATTCCGTACATGGACGATTTCTCAATTATCGGCACCACTGATGTTGAATATCATGGTGATCCCCGTCAGGTTGAAATCGACGATGAAGAGCAGAACTACTTAATCGATATTGTCAATCAGCACTTTGTGCGGCAATTGTCTCATGAAGATGTAATTTGGTCATACAGTGGGGTTCGCCCATTATGCGATGATGAGTCAAGCTCAGCTCAGGCCGTGACCAGAGATTATACGATTGAACTGGAACAGACAGGCGATCAGGCACCGTTATTATCCGTGTTTGGCGGTAAGTTGACGACTTATCGTAAACTGGGTGAAGCGGCAATGAATAAGCTCGAACCGTACTTTGAACAGATAGGGAAACCGTGGACAGCCAATGTGCCACTTCCGGGCGGTTACTTTAGCTGTACCCGGGAACAACTGGGTGAGTCACTACGCGCCAGTTATCCGTGGCTGAGCCAGAAACTGGCATTCCGCTATGCGACTCAGTTTGGGACCGATACTCGAAAAATGTTATCTGGTGTCAATTGTTTAGAAGAGATGGGGCGTTGTTTCGCCGAAGGCGTCTATCAACGGGAAATCGACTACATGATTGCCTGTGAATTTGTGAGAACCAGTGATGACTTCTTATGGCGCAGAACAAAACTGGGTTTATATCTTAATCAAGAAGAGCAGCAGGCCATTACACAGTACATCGCAGCCCAATGTACTGACATGTCAGTCGCTGACCAGTTTAAAGCCGGGTAA